The following coding sequences lie in one Zingiber officinale cultivar Zhangliang chromosome 2B, Zo_v1.1, whole genome shotgun sequence genomic window:
- the LOC122046821 gene encoding protein S-acyltransferase 11-like isoform X2 translates to MDEESSKEEHYASSSLDSHKVKCWGCGLNLLLESFSPIFKCGWCGAITDQSRALRKPDSACFSRWRCLRDRLFVTLLLCFMLFVICAGVWAIYPIIFSISMFYGVFHCLLTAILSILTITYFCMASFFPPGSPPNITWGSYPVVGKDGLDNYTFCAYCSKPKPPRAHHCRSCRMCVLDMDHHCPFIGNCVGSANHWYFIMFLISVIISCTYVFMMTLYAGFHVWPPLVLRKLTISSSGPRIAASILKEIVAALASSALLLSARGLVLMYLAFASVSVEIGIVALLWQQLHWIYEGNTYINQITSHNSARRQGGCQNLFRFFGCPHSVLRVFLGSGNSGKLQDISSSKLL, encoded by the exons ATGGACGAAGAGTCCTCCAAG GAAGAGCACTATGCTTCTTCAAGTTTGGATAGTCACAAGGTAAAATGTTGGGGATGTGGATTAAATCTTCTCCTTGAATCATTTTCCCCAATATTTAAATGTGGTTGGTGCGGAGCGATAACAGATCAAAGCAGAGCTTTGAGGAAACCTGATAGTGCTTGTTTTTCACGGTGGAGATGTTTACGAGACCGCCTTTTTGTTActcttcttctttgcttcatgCTATTTGTGATAT GTGCTGGTGTTTGGGCAATCTATCCCATTATTTTCTCCATCAGCATGTTTTATGGAGTTTTTCACTGCTTATTAACAGCCATCTTATCCATCCTTACCATCACTTATTTTTGCATGGCTTCCTTTTTCCCTCCTGGTTCACCACCAAATATAACATGGGGAAGCTATCCAGTAGTAGGGAAGGATGGTCTAGACAACTACACATTTTGTGCTTATTGTTCCAAGCCAAAGCCTCCAAGGGCACACCATTGCCGTTCCTGTAGAATGTGTGTTCTGGATATGGACCACCACTGTCCATTT ATAGGAAATTGTGTTGGATCTGCAAATCATTGGTACTTTATAATGTTTCTTATTAGTGTAATCATTAGCTGCACCTATGTTTTCATGATGACACTATATGCTGGTTTTCATGTATGGCCACCATTGGTACTGAGAAAGCTCACCATATCATCCTCTGGCCCTCGAATTGCTGCCAGTATTCTAAAGGAGATAGTTGCTGCATTAGCTAGCTCAGCACTTCTTTTATCTGCAAGAGGTCTCGTTCTTATGTATCTGGCATTTGCAAGTGTCAGCGTGGAAATTGGTATAGTTGCATTATTGTGGCAGCAACTCCATTGGATATATGAAGGTAACACGTATATAAACCAAATAACTTCACATAACAGTGCACGTAGACAAGGGGGCTGCCAAAATCTTTTTCGTTTTTTTGGTTGCCCACACTCAGTTCTTAGAGTATTTTTGGGTTCTGGAAATTCTGGAAAACTGCAAGATATATCAAGCTCCAAGCTCTTGTAG
- the LOC122046820 gene encoding zinc finger CCCH domain-containing protein 32-like: protein MESDGGGEAIRPSTAAEEALKRNTDCVYFLASPLTCKKGSECDYRHNEGARVNPRDCWYWLNGNCLNPKCSFRHLPVDSIFGTPMPNSTQSPTPSQTAVSASTQAARALNNTNKQSVPCYYFQWGQCLKGERCPFMHGPQASVDLVSQNAAKVSTFSAEPQQRNEKDAQKKITKQQNVSEANLDNPKVVSNKHVGISSATPKFVTKVENVSKYELPGNKILPPSLGNEPRALPQNGVVVNNSYLQSQPWDRQVQPTDDEPDNDRDADEILREHSPGFDVLVDDDVEDPDYYHSEDNFRRLSARGGQNMEAEDEYDYHHSDYETMGKFEIDQRNDIGQYEKDYEQPHSWYGLESKTSRRLLERSPSLEKRVLDRERKHNAMDGSDLRNQLMKRRRFNDSRSTSNHDGHSEHNRKNEHYAKERHYGRPARNNEKFSSEKSISSRLQGRIAFPGRSSDLASNLLLEKGRRPQSRLSPVRRTGYQTRNPERAWSQPSEELNKDERIHRNKITPRDGTNSLDFASPKSLSELRGTKIKNIHDINATSFNLTVNKVESIKVEGVRESQNPLSFEGPMPLSAILQRKRKLANVEDKFSTGRHENNQSGGDSAITESVPRLEAKKECNFTISSHEAGVIPSEDELAYNDVIEAEDGIFLENEEEELEDCDKQDGDFHYESGEYKVDDENTIHSDEDDQDDDDDDFARKISVMLS, encoded by the exons ATGGAATCTGATGGCGGAGGCGAAGCAATCCGGCCTTCCACGGCAGCGGAGGAGGCGTTGAAGAGGAATACCGACTGCGTCTACTTCTTAGCTTCGCCATTGACCTGCAAGAAG GGGAGTGAATGTGATTATCGGCACAATGAGGGTGCCAGAGTGAACCCCAGGGATTGTTGGTATTGGCTAAATGGGAACTGCCTCAATCCAAAATGTTCTTTCCGCCATCTG CCAGTTGATTCCATCTTCGGAACACCGATGCCCAACTCAACACAATCTCCAACACCAAGTCAAACTGCAGTATCAGCATCAACCCAAGCTGCTCGGGCTCTGAATAACACCAATAAGCAAAGTGTTCCTTGCTACTATTTCCAGTGGGGTCAGTGTTTAAAAGGTGAAAGGTGTCCATTTATGCATGGACCACAGGCTTCAGTCGACTTGGTTTCACAGAATGCGGCGAAGGTTTCAACATTTTCTGCTGAACCACAACAAAGAAATGAGAAAGATGCACAGAAGAAAATCACTAAACAGCAAAATGTAAGTGAAGCTAATCTTGATAATCCAAAGGTGGTTAGCAACAAACATGTTGGCATATCATCTGCAACACCGAAATTTGTTACAAAAGTTGAAAATGTTTCCAAGTATGAACTGCCTGGAAATAAAATTTTGCCCCCATCATTAGGCAATGAGCCTCGTGCACTGCCACAGAATGGTGTAGTTGTTAACAATAGCTACTTGCAAAGCCAACCATGGGATCGGCAGGTGCAACCTACTGATGATGAACCAGATAATGATAGGGATGCTGATGAGATATTGCGGGAACATTCTCCTGGTTTTGATGTGCTTGTAGATGATGATGTTGAAGACCCTGATTACTATCACAGTGAAGATAATTTCAGAAGATTGTCTGCTCGTGGTGGTCAAAATATGGAAGCTGAAGATGAATACGATTATCATCACAGTGATTATGAAACAATGGGAAAGTTTGAAATTGATCAACGCAACGACATTGGCCAATATGAAAAAGACTATGAGCAACCACATAGCTGGTATGGCTTGGAATCAAAGACTTCTCGCAGACTTTTGGAAAGATCACCATCCCTTGAAAAAAGAGTACTTGATAGAGAGAGAAAACATAATGCAATGGATGGGTCAGATTTGCGCAATCAATTAATGAAACGGAGAAGGTTCAATGATTCAAGGTCTACCAGTAATCATGATGGTCATAGCGAGCACAACCGAAAAAATGAACATTATGCTAAGGAGAGACATTATGGTCGTCCTGCCCGAAATAATGAGAAATTTTCTTCTGAGAAGTCCATCAGTAGTCGTCTGCAAGGTCGCATTGCATTTCCTGGGAGATCTTCTGATCTAGCGAGCAATTTGCTCTTAGAGAAGGGAAGAAGACCTCAGAGCAGACTGTCACCAGTAAGGCGAACAGGCTACCAGACCAGGAATCCGGAAAGAGCATGGTCTCAACCAAGTGAGGAATTGAACAAAGATGAGAGGATCCATAGAAACAAAATAACTCCTAGAGATGGCACAAACTCTTTAGATTTTGCTAGCCCCAAGTCTCTTTCAGAGCTTAGAGGTACAAAGATTAAGAATATTCATGATATCAATGCGACTAGTTTTAATCTTACAGTGAACAAAGTCGAGTCCATAAAGGTAGAGGGGGTTCGTGAATCACAAAATCCTCTATCATTCGAGGGTCCAATGCCACTGAGTGCCATCTTGCAGAGGAAGCGGAAGTTAGCGAATGTGGAAGATAAATTTTCTACTGGTCGCCATGAAAACAATCAAAGTGGTGGAGACTCTGCTATCACTGAATCAGTTCCTCGACTGGAAGCCAAAAAGGAATGCAATTTCACAATAAGTAGCCATGAAGCAGGAGTGATCCCTTCAGAAGATGAACTAGCTTACAATGATGTCATAGAAGCTGAAGATGGCATATTTCTGGAGAATGAAGAAGAGGAGCTGGAAGATTGTGACAAGCAAGATGGTGATTTCCATTATGAATCAGGAGAGTACAAAGTGGACGACGAAAACACAATCCACTCTGACGAAGATGAtcaagatgatgatgatgatgattttgCTAGAAAGATCAGCGTCATGCTATCTTGA
- the LOC122046821 gene encoding protein S-acyltransferase 11-like isoform X1, whose translation MDEESSKEEHYASSSLDSHKVKCWGCGLNLLLESFSPIFKCGWCGAITDQSRALRKPDSACFSRWRCLRDRLFVTLLLCFMLFVICAGVWAIYPIIFSISMFYGVFHCLLTAILSILTITYFCMASFFPPGSPPNITWGSYPVVGKDGLDNYTFCAYCSKPKPPRAHHCRSCRMCVLDMDHHCPFQIGNCVGSANHWYFIMFLISVIISCTYVFMMTLYAGFHVWPPLVLRKLTISSSGPRIAASILKEIVAALASSALLLSARGLVLMYLAFASVSVEIGIVALLWQQLHWIYEGNTYINQITSHNSARRQGGCQNLFRFFGCPHSVLRVFLGSGNSGKLQDISSSKLL comes from the exons ATGGACGAAGAGTCCTCCAAG GAAGAGCACTATGCTTCTTCAAGTTTGGATAGTCACAAGGTAAAATGTTGGGGATGTGGATTAAATCTTCTCCTTGAATCATTTTCCCCAATATTTAAATGTGGTTGGTGCGGAGCGATAACAGATCAAAGCAGAGCTTTGAGGAAACCTGATAGTGCTTGTTTTTCACGGTGGAGATGTTTACGAGACCGCCTTTTTGTTActcttcttctttgcttcatgCTATTTGTGATAT GTGCTGGTGTTTGGGCAATCTATCCCATTATTTTCTCCATCAGCATGTTTTATGGAGTTTTTCACTGCTTATTAACAGCCATCTTATCCATCCTTACCATCACTTATTTTTGCATGGCTTCCTTTTTCCCTCCTGGTTCACCACCAAATATAACATGGGGAAGCTATCCAGTAGTAGGGAAGGATGGTCTAGACAACTACACATTTTGTGCTTATTGTTCCAAGCCAAAGCCTCCAAGGGCACACCATTGCCGTTCCTGTAGAATGTGTGTTCTGGATATGGACCACCACTGTCCATTT CAGATAGGAAATTGTGTTGGATCTGCAAATCATTGGTACTTTATAATGTTTCTTATTAGTGTAATCATTAGCTGCACCTATGTTTTCATGATGACACTATATGCTGGTTTTCATGTATGGCCACCATTGGTACTGAGAAAGCTCACCATATCATCCTCTGGCCCTCGAATTGCTGCCAGTATTCTAAAGGAGATAGTTGCTGCATTAGCTAGCTCAGCACTTCTTTTATCTGCAAGAGGTCTCGTTCTTATGTATCTGGCATTTGCAAGTGTCAGCGTGGAAATTGGTATAGTTGCATTATTGTGGCAGCAACTCCATTGGATATATGAAGGTAACACGTATATAAACCAAATAACTTCACATAACAGTGCACGTAGACAAGGGGGCTGCCAAAATCTTTTTCGTTTTTTTGGTTGCCCACACTCAGTTCTTAGAGTATTTTTGGGTTCTGGAAATTCTGGAAAACTGCAAGATATATCAAGCTCCAAGCTCTTGTAG